CTTCTGCGCCGGGAAACCGCAAGCGTTGGGGTTTGGGGTATGCCTTGGCCATCAATCATTCCCTGTTGCTGTTGTTGCCTGAAATACACGTCCCGTGCACGGCGAAGGGCTGGGTTTCGTCGGGTGATTAACCCCGTTCAGGATTGCCTGTCGTATACTCCAGTGAGTAAGTAACGGTATTGCCTGAAGATTTGCGAGGAGATACGTCATTTCTGCTGTAACCCTTTACCGCACGGTTAGCCAGTATACCCTGATTGCCGCCGCTGCGTCGCTGCTCCTAACCGGCCTGTTCGTGTGGTGGTTCCAGCCACCCTGGTTGCTGGTGGGCGGTTATGCGCTGCTGGCTTTGCTGGCCGTAGCCAGTATTCCGCTCATGTACCGCCTGTTCGGCTACCGTGCCCACGACGAAGCGGTCTGGCTGCACGAGCGTAATGTACGCGAACACCATGCATTGCTGGGTCGCCTGCAACATGCGCGTGAAAGCCTGCAAGAACTCGGCATACAGGAAGGCGTGCAGCAGGCTGATAAACTGATGGCGATTCTGGATGACTACCGTTCGGTGGTGGAAACCCGCTTCATTGGCAAAAAATTTACGCCGCTGACTTATTTGAGTGCTGCCCGCAGCGTGCAGGAACACGTCATCCAGAACCTGACCGACATGGTGGCAGTAGGCCATAGCCTGGCAGGGCTGAGCCGCCACGCCAACCAGCCCGACTTGCAGCAGGAACAGCAGCAACGCATCCATACCCTGCAGGCAGAAAACGATGAATTTTTCTCTGCCCTGAATGAAACAGCGGTGGAAATCGCCAATATCCGCTCCGTCAACCAGTTCGCCCGGCTCGACACCCTGGCGCGGTTGGTGAGTCTGGCGCAAACCGCTTCCAACACAGGAAAAAACTGACCATGAACCTGAAGAAAAACAGCGCCCTGTTTGCCCCACTCTTGCTGTTATCTGCCCTGCTGGGTGCTTGTAGTGAAAGTGTGGACACCCCGGAAAAAGCAGCCGCCAAAGTCCACGAACTGGTGCAGAACGACATCCGCCCCACCCATAACGAAAACCAGTACCGCGCCAATATCCAGCTAACCCGCACCAATTTGCTGGCCATGCTGCCTGATCTGGGAGAATTCCCGATTCTGACCAATGTAGCTGACAGCGACACCACCGAAGTGGCGGAAATCTTCACCTCGTCCGACAAAGCGGGCAAAGGCAAGGATGGTGTGTATCTGGAACTAGCCGACCGCTTCAACCGGCAAGGCCAGACCCTCAGTAACGGTAAGAAAGCCGCTATTGCTATCCGCAAGCTCGACTCCGGGCTGGGTGCGCAATTCATCATGACCGGGCAATACGTGGCGGAAGGCTATTCCCCCGCGAATACGTTGTGGGGCAGCCTGGTCAATGGCAGCGGTAGCCAGCTCACCACCATTGCCGACGTAACCGCACCTAGCGTGGCTGGCGTCATCGCCCGTAAATCCAAGCTGGATCAGATCACCACCGACGGCAAACTGGACATCGCCAAACTGCTCACCAATGTCAGCAACGGCTCGTTTGCCATGGGTTACACCAACCCTTATCAGTCCGCCACCGGGCTGAATTTCCTGATCACCGTACTGGATGCCTTCGCCCACGGCGACCAGTCGCAGATGCTGTCGCCGGATGTTGCCAGCGCGTTTGAAGCCTTCCAATTGGGCGTACCATTCGTGGCGCAGAACACCCTGCAAATGCGTGACGCGGCCATGGGCAGTGGGGTGCTGGACGGATTTGTCGGCAGCGAACAGACCTGGCTGAGCACCACCGGTATGGATGATTACCAGTTCGTACCGTTCGGCGTGCGCCACGACAACCCGCTATATGCCACCAGCGCGGCAGACCCGGCAGAACGCGAAGTGCTGCAACGCTTTGCCGATTTCATCGCCACCCAACAGGATGTGCTGAAACAGTACGGCTTCGTCACTAGCATGGATTACAAGGATTCCTACAAAATCCCGGATGGCAGCACCATCGCGCAGGCGCAAAAGCTGTGGAAGCAGAAAAAATCCGGCGGCAAACCGATCGCAGCGGTTTTCGTTACCGACATTTCTGGTTCGATGGAAGGCACCCGCATCAAGAACCTGAAAAAGGCCCTGATCGAATCCTCCGACCTGATCAGCGCCAACAATGCTATCGGGTTGGTGTCCTATAGCACTGGCGTGAATGTGGATTTGCCGATCAGCCCGTTCAATGTCCAGCAGAAATCCCTGTTCAACGGCGCTGTGGAACAGCTGACTGTTGGTGGCAAAACGGCCACCTATAGCGCTACGTTGGCAGCAGCTGACCTATTGCTGGAGTATAAGAAAACTCACCCTGGCCATAAACTGGTGATTTTTGTGCTGTCGGATGGCGAAACCAATATGGGGCTTGATTTCGACAGCACCCGCTTGCTGCTGGAGCAGGTAGGTATTCCTATCCACACCATTGCTTACGAACTCAGCTCCCCTGAACTCAAGGAAATGGCCAGCTGGGCGGAAGGCGCTTACACCGAATCCAGCACCGGTTCCGCCTCGTTCCGCATTGGCAACCTGCTGAACGCGGAAATGTAGCGGGAGGACTGTTTTTTGAAAGCACTGAAAGTCTTCGCCCTGTTCATCATTCTGCACCTGGCAGGGTGGGTGGGGGCGCATGTATACCTGACGCAGCACCCGACACAGGTGCTGCTGGTGGTGGATACTTCCTACGCACTCAAGCCGCAATTCGTGGCGATGGAGGCGTGGATCAATCGCTTACAATCAGACAGCCGCTACCAGCAAGTCATGGTGGGAACCGACAAGGCTATGCTGGGGGCACTGGACAGCATTCCATCCAAGGCGAACATTTTCCGCACGGCTTTTGGGCGTATGACGGCTGATAACCTGCAACGTTATGAAAACACGCCAGCCAGCCGGAAGATTCTGTTGTCTGATGGCAGCATTCGCCCTGCCGGTTGGGAAGTAGTCACTTTCCCGCAATAATCAGCAGATGCGCGGCAATTGCTCGCCGGGAAGCATGTCGACGATGCGCTCGCCACCGAACGCGGTTTGTAGGATGACATGGCCATCGCCTTCCACCGCTTCACCGATGATGCAGGCGTCACGACCCTCAGGAATGTGTTTCATCGCATCCAGTACAGCGGGTGCTGCATCAGCAGGAACAACAGCTACCAACTTGCCTTCGTTGGCGAGATAGAGTGGGTCTAACCCCAGGATTTCGCACATGCCGCGCACCGGCGTGCGGATCGGCAGGTATTCTTCCTTCAGCACGAAATCAACGCCGGAGCGCTCGGCAAACTCGTTCAACACAGTCGCCAGCCCGCCACGGGTAGCATCACGCAGGCAGTGAATGTCGGGGCAAACGGCAAACATCGCCTCTGTCAGCCGGTTGAGCGGAGCGCAATCGGTTTCGATGTCGGCATCCAGCGCCAGATCACCGCGCGCATTGAGAATAGCCACGCCGTGGTCGCCCAGCCAGCCGTTGACGATGATAACATCCCCTGCTTGTGCACTTCCGGCAGATGGGCTGAAACCAGCCGGAATGACACCGACCCCGGCGGTGTTGATGAATAGTTTATCTGCCCCACCGCGTTGCACTACCTTGGTATCGCCAGTAACAATTTGTACCCCTGCCTCATCTGCCGCCAGCTTCATGGCTTGCAGGATGCGGGCGAAGGTTTCCAGCGCCAAGCCTTCTTCGATGATGAAACCGCAGCTTAGATACAACGGTTTCGCGCCACCCACCGCCAGATCGTTGACCGTACCGTTGATAGCGAGTGTGCCGATATTGCCGCCGGGAAATTCCAGCGGGGTGACGACGTAGGAATCGGTGGTGAATGCCAGCCGGTCACCGTTGGCGGTGAGTTCGGTGAGTGGAATCCGTGCCTGATCTTCACCTTCCGCCAGCAATGGATTAGTAAAGGTTTGGCGGATCAGGTCATCGACCAGTTGGTGCATGGCGCGCCCGCCGCTACCGTGGGCAAGGGTGATGGAGCCGGTGAGGTTCATGCAGTTTCTCCAGCGGTTTGCAAGACTTTGTGGATCAGGGAGGCAGACAAGCGGTAATCCTCCTGCTGTAATTTGGCAATCAACGGGGAGAGGCTGGCGATTACCCCTGACTGCCTGGCTTTGAGCAATACGCCCAGGACACCAACAACAGGGATCAGGTAACTCTGTGCCACTCGCCGCCCTGAGAGTTCATCCATCAGCACACCGCACGCAAGTTTTTTTGCCAGATGCAATGCCTGGACTTCCCCTTCATCCAATGTCTGGCGCAGTTTCACGCAAAAATCATTGTCAGCGTCAGGATGCAGGGTGAAATGTTCATGGGCGAAATCACGGATCAGGCAGGCGTCGGTACGTTGCAGATGACAGGTGGCTTCATCCAATACTTTTTGTGGCAAATGAATGGCAGCAAAGATGGCAGGCAGTAATTCCAGCTGCCGTAATTTCGCCAGTGCAATCAACGGGCTGGTGTCGGCAACAATAATGGGCTTCATGTATTGAGGTAGGCCAGTTCCTGATCCAGTTCGGCGGGGTCGTAATCAACCACAGGAATACCCAGACGGCTAACATGCTCGGTGAATTCGGCGATGGACATCCGCGCCAGTTTAGCGGCCTTGCCAAGACTCATGCTGTGGGACTGGAATAGTTGGGTGGCAAGGGCAACATGGACACCAAAAGCCAGCAGGCTTTCACTGAACGGAATGCCAACAAACAACGGTTGCCCGTGTTTCGTCACCAGCGTCAGATGACCTTGTTCAACGGTGCGGCTTAACTCGCCGGTATGTTCGCGCAGGTCGCGGATGGTGAAGGTTTGCATGGTGTTGCCCTCGTGAATTTGTTACCACACATGATAGCACAAATCTGTCATGCACTCCGTTTCGCCAGCTTCCCGTATGCGTAATACGCCGCACACGACCCTTCCGGCGACACCATCAATGCCCCCAACGGTGTCTGCGGGTTGCATTCCCTGCCAAACGCAGGGCATTCCCACGGTTTCATGACACCACGTAATACGTTCGCGCATTTGAGGTGCTCCGGGTCGTGCGAACTGGCAGCCGCCTGCAAACCAAACTTTTTCTCGGCATCGTAAGCGGCATACGCTTCCCGAATCCGGATACCAGCATCGCCGATATTCCCCAGCCCGCGAAACTCGCTGTGCTCACGGGTTTCGTAGACTTCATGGATGGCTTTCAACCCAGCCACATTACCAGCCTGCGGTACAATGCGGGCGTACTGGTTTTCGACTTCACAACGACCTTCGGCAAGCTGTTTCACCAGCATCCACATGGCTTGCAGGATGTCGAGCGGCTCGAAGCCGGTAATCACCAATGGCTTGCGGTAATCACGGGTGACGAAATCATACGGTTCCACGCCAATCACCATACTGACATGACCGGGCGCGAGAAACCCATCCAGCTTCAAATCCGGGTCGGTCAGGATCGCCCGCATGGTGGCGGACGTGGTGATGTGATTGCAGAAAAGGGAAAAGTTTTTCAGCCCTTCGCGGTGCGCCTGTAACAGGGTCAACGCGGTGCTGGGCATGGTGGTTTCAAATCCGAGGGCGAAAAACACCACTTCGCGGTCAGGGTGCTTGCGAGCCAGCGCCAGCGCATCCATCGGCGAATACACCATGCGTACATCACAGCCATCAGCCTTGGCCTGCAATAGACTTTTGCGGGTTCCGGGCACGCGCATCGCATCACCGAAAGTCGTGAAAATCACATCGGGCTGTTCGGCTATCGCCACGCAGTCATCCACCCGTGCCATCGGCAACACGCACACCGGGCAGCCAGGACCGTGCACCATTTCGATGTTGTCCGGCAGCATGGATTCGATGCCGTATTTGAACAGGGTGTGAGTGTGGCCACCGCAGAATTCCATGATCTGCAAAGGTTGGCTTCGGCTACGCTCAGCCAATGGCTTCGAGGCAGCCAGTTTCTGGATCTCGTCAACCAGCTTTCTGGCTTTGGTAGGGTCGCGGAATTCATCGATGTATTTCATGCCTGCCCCTCCATTTGCCGCATGGTGTCGAGTTCGGCCTGCATGTCGCCGAGTTCTTCCAGCAGGGCGAG
The sequence above is drawn from the Thiothrix nivea DSM 5205 genome and encodes:
- the hypE gene encoding hydrogenase expression/formation protein HypE, yielding MNLTGSITLAHGSGGRAMHQLVDDLIRQTFTNPLLAEGEDQARIPLTELTANGDRLAFTTDSYVVTPLEFPGGNIGTLAINGTVNDLAVGGAKPLYLSCGFIIEEGLALETFARILQAMKLAADEAGVQIVTGDTKVVQRGGADKLFINTAGVGVIPAGFSPSAGSAQAGDVIIVNGWLGDHGVAILNARGDLALDADIETDCAPLNRLTEAMFAVCPDIHCLRDATRGGLATVLNEFAERSGVDFVLKEEYLPIRTPVRGMCEILGLDPLYLANEGKLVAVVPADAAPAVLDAMKHIPEGRDACIIGEAVEGDGHVILQTAFGGERIVDMLPGEQLPRIC
- a CDS encoding type II toxin-antitoxin system prevent-host-death family antitoxin, with product MQTFTIRDLREHTGELSRTVEQGHLTLVTKHGQPLFVGIPFSESLLAFGVHVALATQLFQSHSMSLGKAAKLARMSIAEFTEHVSRLGIPVVDYDPAELDQELAYLNT
- the hypD gene encoding hydrogenase formation protein HypD; translated protein: MKYIDEFRDPTKARKLVDEIQKLAASKPLAERSRSQPLQIMEFCGGHTHTLFKYGIESMLPDNIEMVHGPGCPVCVLPMARVDDCVAIAEQPDVIFTTFGDAMRVPGTRKSLLQAKADGCDVRMVYSPMDALALARKHPDREVVFFALGFETTMPSTALTLLQAHREGLKNFSLFCNHITTSATMRAILTDPDLKLDGFLAPGHVSMVIGVEPYDFVTRDYRKPLVITGFEPLDILQAMWMLVKQLAEGRCEVENQYARIVPQAGNVAGLKAIHEVYETREHSEFRGLGNIGDAGIRIREAYAAYDAEKKFGLQAAASSHDPEHLKCANVLRGVMKPWECPAFGRECNPQTPLGALMVSPEGSCAAYYAYGKLAKRSA
- a CDS encoding DUF3368 domain-containing protein; translated protein: MKPIIVADTSPLIALAKLRQLELLPAIFAAIHLPQKVLDEATCHLQRTDACLIRDFAHEHFTLHPDADNDFCVKLRQTLDEGEVQALHLAKKLACGVLMDELSGRRVAQSYLIPVVGVLGVLLKARQSGVIASLSPLIAKLQQEDYRLSASLIHKVLQTAGETA
- a CDS encoding VWA domain-containing protein; the protein is MNLKKNSALFAPLLLLSALLGACSESVDTPEKAAAKVHELVQNDIRPTHNENQYRANIQLTRTNLLAMLPDLGEFPILTNVADSDTTEVAEIFTSSDKAGKGKDGVYLELADRFNRQGQTLSNGKKAAIAIRKLDSGLGAQFIMTGQYVAEGYSPANTLWGSLVNGSGSQLTTIADVTAPSVAGVIARKSKLDQITTDGKLDIAKLLTNVSNGSFAMGYTNPYQSATGLNFLITVLDAFAHGDQSQMLSPDVASAFEAFQLGVPFVAQNTLQMRDAAMGSGVLDGFVGSEQTWLSTTGMDDYQFVPFGVRHDNPLYATSAADPAEREVLQRFADFIATQQDVLKQYGFVTSMDYKDSYKIPDGSTIAQAQKLWKQKKSGGKPIAAVFVTDISGSMEGTRIKNLKKALIESSDLISANNAIGLVSYSTGVNVDLPISPFNVQQKSLFNGAVEQLTVGGKTATYSATLAAADLLLEYKKTHPGHKLVIFVLSDGETNMGLDFDSTRLLLEQVGIPIHTIAYELSSPELKEMASWAEGAYTESSTGSASFRIGNLLNAEM